GTAGCCATCAACTGCGGGGCGGTACCGGAGAACCTGATCGAGAGCGAACTTTTCGGCCACGAACCGGGGGCCTTCACCGGTGCCGACAAGCGTCGCATTGGCAAGGTCGAGCATGCAGACAAGGGCACGCTGTTCCTGGACGAGGTGGAAAGCATGCCTCTGGCACTGCAAGTCAAGCTATTGCGGGTTCTGGAGGAGCGCAAGGTGGAACGACTGGGCAGCAATACGCCGCTCGACGTGGATGTGCGCGTAATCGCCGCCACCAAGTCCGACCTGAAGAAGCTCAGCGACGAGGGCGAATTTCGCGCCGACCTTTATTACCGTCTCAACGTGGTGAAAGTGGATATCCCGGCCCTGCGCGAACGCAAGGAAGATATCCCGCTGCTGTTCCATCACTTCGTGCTGATTGCAGCCGCCCGTTACGATCGTGAGAGTGTGCCGCTGGACGCCGGCCAGGCGGCGCGACTGATGCAGCATAACTGGCCTGGCAATGTGCGTGAGTTGCGTAACCTGGCGGAACGCTACGTGCTTCTAGGTCCAGTTGCCCTTGACGAAACCGGGGTCGCGGTTGGAGAGGATGTTTCAGGTCGCAGGACCCTGGGCGAGATGATGGACGCGTTCGAGCGCTCGGCCATTATCAGCGCGCTGAACGCCTGCCAGGGCAGCCTCAAGGACACCATGGTCCAGCTCGGAATTGCGCGGAAAACCCTCTATGACAAGATGAAGAAGCACGGCCTCGACAAGGCGGAATTCCGTGAATAAATAAGGTTCTTTGCGGTACTGTTTTTATATACAGTATTTGATGCTATCCTTCCCGGCGATCTGATTCGCTGAACGCTACGTCATCGGTAGCGGCTTCATCGATCGTGGCTACATTATCGATAGCGACGATATCGATAGAAACAACAGGAGAAACGCGGTATGGCTGTAACGGCTTTATACTTTTCCGATAGGGACGGGCAGGACATGGCACTGAAGAACCCCGACAAGATGCTTTTCACCACCAAGGCGGAAGCAGACGCGCGGGACAAGATGCTCGAACTGTCGGAAGAAATTATGGTATTCCTCCAACGCCGGGTGGACAATCTGCCGGACGAACTGGCAGAGCAATGCGCCCTGGCCATTGCCGAAGAGCGGGATCTGTTCCAAAAGGCACTGAAAAAGCCGGAGCTGTTGAACGAAGACGCCGAATAGCAGCCGCCGTTAGCCGTCGCTGGAGGAGCAGAGACCCCGAACAACAAGGGATTGCCAACATGAATGTCTGTCTGCGCTCACTCATCATTGTCGCTTTCTGCCTTTGGGGCGTAACGGCCTGTACCACCGTGCCCGAGGAAGACAGCGCTGAAATGAAGCGGGAAGTGAGTTTTACCAATACCTTCTGGCAACTCCAGCACGTGGGTGGCAAGCCGGTGAAAGTGGCGACCGTGCGGGAAACACCGTTCATCATCTTTCTCGACGACGGTCGCGTCAGTGGCTCCACGGGGTGCAACCGGTTGAGGGGGACCTACGGTATGGTGGACGGCAACTTCCGCTTCAAGGAAATGGCGTCGACCCGCGAACCCTGCCCGGAAGGCAATTACGAAACGCCCTTCCTGATCGCCATGAAGAAAACCATGGGGGCCGAAATGGAAGAGAACCATTTGGTGCTGCTCAATGAAGAGGGGCAGATCCTGGCGGTCTTCGAAGCGTTCACTGGTGAGAAGCGCCGAGACGAGTAGGTCCGGTCAGGTTGCGAACACGTCGTTCGGACAGGGAGTCCGGGAAGGCCTGGCTTCCCAGAAACAGGCTCGGGCGAGTCGTGCGGTCGTAAGGACAAACTCAGGCCGGGTAGAGCGGTAGGGGCTCGACCACCACCAATCCTTCACCATCCCCCAGGCTGACCTGCCCATCCTGCACGTTGCATTGCAGGGTCATGGAACGGTTCGCCAGCCCGGCCAGGGCATCACAATCCTTCGGGTTTACTTCGAAAATACGCAGGTTGTCGAACCGCGCCACTTTACCGTGTACCTTGTCCCACCAGGCCGATACGGCACGTCCGCCGTAGGCGAAAAGCA
The window above is part of the Marinobacter nanhaiticus D15-8W genome. Proteins encoded here:
- a CDS encoding META domain-containing protein; translated protein: MNVCLRSLIIVAFCLWGVTACTTVPEEDSAEMKREVSFTNTFWQLQHVGGKPVKVATVRETPFIIFLDDGRVSGSTGCNRLRGTYGMVDGNFRFKEMASTREPCPEGNYETPFLIAMKKTMGAEMEENHLVLLNEEGQILAVFEAFTGEKRRDE
- a CDS encoding YebG family protein, translated to MAVTALYFSDRDGQDMALKNPDKMLFTTKAEADARDKMLELSEEIMVFLQRRVDNLPDELAEQCALAIAEERDLFQKALKKPELLNEDAE
- a CDS encoding sigma-54-dependent transcriptional regulator; translation: MSDPAVIFIDDDEPIRQAMAQTLALEDLTMVSFADGASGLTAISPDYEGVVLCDYNMPGMDGLELLDRVRDIDDSIPVIILTGQGDISTAVSAMQRGAYDFIEKPFDHDELIELLRHALEKRHLALENRQLKAQLRQLTRPGPRILGDSPAMQRVIATIDPILDISANILLFGETGSGKDALARYIHENSPRSAHNFVAINCGAVPENLIESELFGHEPGAFTGADKRRIGKVEHADKGTLFLDEVESMPLALQVKLLRVLEERKVERLGSNTPLDVDVRVIAATKSDLKKLSDEGEFRADLYYRLNVVKVDIPALRERKEDIPLLFHHFVLIAAARYDRESVPLDAGQAARLMQHNWPGNVRELRNLAERYVLLGPVALDETGVAVGEDVSGRRTLGEMMDAFERSAIISALNACQGSLKDTMVQLGIARKTLYDKMKKHGLDKAEFRE